CGCGCATTACTCCTCGCCTACGTCGTGGAGCCGCTGGCCCTTGAGTTCCGGGACGACCCCGCTCTCGCTGAACCGCAGGTCGTACTCCAGGAGGTCGTTCAGCCGGATGTCGGCCTTCTGTTCGTACTTCGGTGCCTTGCCGAGCTTGGCGACCTGCCTGTAGAGGTCCCGCTCGGCGTCGGTCGGCGAGTCGCCGTAGACGTGGCGGCCGACGACGACGGCGCCGACGGTGTCCTCCGGCGAGGGCTTGCCCTTCGACCCCGCGGCGACCATGTAGGTCGGCTTCTCCGCCCCGTCGAGGTGGTCGGCGACCGCGCGGGCGTTCGCGAGCGTCCCCACGTACACGTCCACGTCGTCGCCGCCGGCGAGCCGGAGGTCCGTCACCGCCGCCCCGCCGTTGGTCGAGGTGAGCGCGGTCGGGCGGCCGGCCACGTCGGTATCCTGGACCCACGTCGGGGAGTTGAAGAAGTCGTACCCCTCGGTGGGGGTGTAGTCGTCGCTCGAACCGCCGCCGATCCGCGCCTCGGGGTGCTCGTCCCTGAACGCGTGCTCGTCGCCGCGCTCCTCGGTGACGTGGACGTACTCGGCGCCGTTCTCGAACAGCTCGACGACGGTCGTCGAGAAGTGGGTCACGTCGATGACGACGTAGTTGCCCGCCGGCGGGTCCGCGGGGATCCGGGCCCGGGACGGCAGGATGCGGTCGACGAGTCGGTCCTCCAGGTCGGTGTCGGCGAGCGACGCCATACCCGTGCTCGCGCGGACCGGACGGAAGCCCCTTGCTAAGAGCCCTATTGTCGGCCGCGTTCGGGTCTATAGCCGTACCGAGCGGTCCGTCCGGTCTCAGTCGCCGGCCCGCGCCTCGGCGCGCGCCCGCTCGACGCTCTTGCCGTCCCGGAGGACCGCGTCGACGAACAGCTCCCCCGCCCGGTACGACGACCGGACCATCGGGCCGGCGGCACAGTACAGGAAGCCCAGTTCCTCCTCGGCGACCCGCCGCCAGGTGTCGAAGGCGTCGGGGTGGACGTACTCCGAGACTTCGAGGTGCGACCGGGAGGGCTGGAGGTACTGGCCGAGCGTCACCACGTCGACGCCGACGCTCCGCAGATCCGAGAGCGTCTGGTAGACCTCGTGGTCGTACTCGCCGACGCCGAGCATCAGGCTGGTCTTGACGTACGAGTCGGACTCCCGGGCGGCCTGGCGCAACACCGACAGCGACTGCTCGTAGCCCGCTCGGCGGTCCCGAACCGGCCACTGCAGGCGGTCGACCGTCTCGACGTTGTGCGCGAACACGTCCGGTTCGGCGTCCAGTACTTTCCGGACGAGCCGCTCCTCGCCCTGGAAGTCGGGGACGAGCGCCTCGACGAGAATGCCCGGGTGGCGCTCCTTGATCGCCTCGATGGTGCGGGCGAAGTGGCCGGCCCCCTGGTCGGGCAGGTCGTCGCGGTCGACCGAGGTGAGGACCACGTAGTCGAGGCCGATCTCGGCGACCGCCTCCGCGACCTGCTCGGGTTCCTCCTCGTCGAGCGGGTCCATCCCGCCGGTCGCCACGTCGCAGAAGTTACAGCCCCGCGAGCAGCGGTCGCCCATCAGCATGAACGTGGCCGTGCCGGGCCCGTCCCGACCCGACCAGCACTCCCCGAGGTTCGGGCAGTTGGCCTCCTCGCAGACCGTGTTGAGCCCGCGGTCGCGGAGGGTCTCTTTGATGTCCGTGAAGCGCTCGCCCGAGGGCGGCCGCATCTTGAGCCACTCGGGCTTGCGAGCGCGACTCATTGGCGAGGCTTGGGCTCGGTCGGGCAAAAGGATGCGGGAGTCGGCTCCGTCCCGGTCCCGGACCGGCGGCCCAGCGGCGAGTCCCGCTACGCCCGACAGACGGCGAGCATGTGCGCGGACATATCGGCGACGGTGCGGTCGTCGCGGCAGTCGTCGACGAGCCGGCGGACGCCCGCGAGTTGCGCCTCGTCGAGGTCTTCGGCCACCCCTCGGAGCGACCCGGCCGAGAGGACCGACGCCAGCCCCTCCAGCCCCACGAGTCGCTCCACGTCCAGTCCCGCCCCAGCCAGCAGGTCCTCGAACTCGTCGGCGCGGAAGAAGTGGGTCTCGGCGAACGCCGAGTCGTAGTCGATCCGGTCGACGAACGCCCGGTCGTAGTCGCCCGTCTCGGCGAGTTCGTCCGCGCGCCGCAGGTGCTCCGCGCCGTCCACGAGGTAGAGGACCAGCCAGTTGAGCCGCCCCATCACCGACGCGAACACGGGACCGCCCCCTGCGGTCACCCGGCGGAGTTCCGCCGCGGCGGTCGCCCGCTCGTCGGCGTCGAGGACGTGCGAGAGCGGGCCGCCCAGACACAGCGTCGCGTCGAAGGCTCCAGTATCGAAATCGAGGTCGCGAACGTCCCCCGGGCGGACGGTCACCCGGTCGCCCAGGCCGCGCTCGGCGACCTTCCCGCGGGCGACCGCCCGCTGGCCCTCGCTCGGGTCGACGAGGGTCACGTCGTGGCCCCGCTCGGCCAGCCAGACGGCGTAGCGGCCGGCGCCGCCGCCGACGTCGAGCACGCGGCCGGACTCGGGGAGCGCCCGCTCCAACTGCTCGACGGTCCCCTCCCACTCCAGGCGGCCGTGGAGGCTCGACGCGAGCCGGTCCCACTCGGCCTCGCCGTGGTCGTCGTAGTAGGTCTCGGGGTCGTCCACGCCCGGCGAGTGGCCGGCGGGGGTGATATATTTTGTGCGGAGCTGACAGGAAGGGCGGACGGGCCGGAACCACCTCAACCGGCGCGCGGACCCGTCGAGTGACTCCGCAGCCGGTCGATCCGATCGCCGAGCGGCGGGTGATGCGAGAGCAGGCCCGACCACCCGTCGCCGCCCGCGGCGACGTAGCGGCGCTCGGCCAGCGTCTCCAGCGCGTCGGCGAGCGCCGCCCCGCCGACCGCCTCCGCGGCGTAGGCGTCGGACCCCTCCTCGGTCCGGCGGACGACCCAGGCGAGGGCGACGGCGAACGGCGGCGCGCCGAGGAGAATCGCGACCAGCGCGGCGTCGGGCGCGACCGAGGCGGCGCCGAGCGCGGCCCCCGCGGCGACGGCGACCAGCGCGTACCGCAGGAGGACGTGCCCGTGCTCGTGGTGGCCGACCTCGTGGGCGACGACGGCGCGCAGCTCGTCGCCGTCGAGGGTCGCGAACAGCGACTCGGTGAGGAAGACGTACTCGGCGCCCGGGACGATCCCGGCGGCGAAGGCGCTGCCGAGCCGGGTGCGGTCGTCGACGACCCGCAGCCGGACGCCCGCCGGGAGGGCGTCGCCGACGGCCGCCCGCTCCTCGTCTGTCGGCCAGCGGGTCCGCAGCGCGACGACGAGGGCGACGGGCGTCAGCGCCGTCGCGACCAGCCCGAGGCCGACCGCGGCGACGACGCGAGGCCAGCCGGCGGGGACCAGCGCGACGGCGGCGGCGAGGACGACCCCGAGGAAGCCGACGCCGTCGCGTTCGAGTTCCCAGGCGGCGGCGTCGCGGTAGCGCAGCCGGAACCCGCGGACCGCGCGGCGGTAGGGGACCGTCGCCAGCCGGACGGCCACGGCGACGGCGACGACCGGCAGCGCGTAGACGGCGACCGCGGCGGCGACGCCGGCGACCGCGCCCGCCGTCGGCCCGGCCGCCTCGGCGACCGCCGCTGTCGCGTCGGCCTGGACCGAGCGGGCCAGCCCGGACAGGCGGGTGAGGGCGGCGGTAACGACGGTACCGACCGCGACGCCGCGCCGCCGGAGGCGCCCGAGCGCGGCGGCCGTCTCGGCGTCGTCGGCCGGTCCCTCGTAGGCCGAGCGGGCGCGCCACCGGACCGCCGCGCCGACGACGACCGCGACCGCGACCTGGAGGACGGCGGCGACCGGCGGGGCGAGGGCGGGGCTCACGCGTACGGCGACGACTCCGACCGTCAAAGTGTCACCGAACGGTTCGGTGGAAAATTCAACAGGTAGAAACAAATATTTAACATGTATCGGCGCGGGATAGTCGGATATGTTCGACGTGACGCGCGACGACATCGTCGGTGGCTCGCTGTCGCGCGCGCTCGTGGTCCTGGCGGGACCGCTGGTCGCCCAGAACTTCGCGCTGGTCGCCCAGTCGGTCGTCGACCTGTTCTGGGTCGGGCGGCTCGGCGGGACGGCGGTCGCCGCCGTCGGCCTGGCGACGGTGGTCGTCGCCCTGCTGACGGTGCCGCTGCAGGCGTTTTTCACCGGGAGTCAGGTCGTCACCTCCCAGCGCGTCGGGGCCGACGAGGCGGCCGCCGCCCGGCGGGTCCCGTTCACCGCCGCCGCCTGCGCGGTGGCCGTCGCGGCCGTACTGGGGGTCGGTCTCGTCGTCGGCGCCGAGACGGTCGCCGGCCTGTTCACCGGCGACGCGGCCGTCCGGCGGCTCGCCGCGGAGTACCTCACCGCCTACGCGCTCGCGCTGGTCGCGATCGGCGCCAGCGACACGCTGGAGAGCGGGTTCACCGGCTGGGGCGACACGACGGCGGCGCTGTACGTCAACCTCACCGCCATCGTCGTCAACGTCGTCTTCGACCCCCTGTTGATCCTCGGATGGGGCCCGTTCCCGCGGCTGGAGCTGTTCGGCGCGGCGCTGGCGACAGCGGTCGGCTACGCCGTCGGCGCGCTGTTCGCGCTCGCGCTCGCCGCGCGCGGCCGAGAGGGGTTCCGGCTCACGCGGCGGGCGCTCCGGCCGCACCTCGACACCGCCCGCGAGGTGGCCGACGTCGGGCTGCCGGTCGCCGGCCAGCAGAGCGGCCGGCAGGTCGCCCGCCTCGGCATGATCTGGGTCGTCTCCGCCGTCGGCGGGCCGGCGGCGCTGGCGGCCTACCACATCGGCTCGCAGGTCGCGACCGTCGCGTTCGTCCCCGCACAGGGGGTCGCCCAGGCCGCCACCAGCGTCGTCGGGCAGAACCTCGGCGCCGACCAGCCCGCCCGCGCCCGCCGCGCGACCTGGATCGGCGTCGCCATCGCCGCCGTCGGGCTCTCGGCGTTCGGCGTCGTCCAGTGGTTCGTCCCCGCACCCATCGCGCGCGTGTTCGTCCCCGACCTCTCGGGGCAGGCCCTCGCCTACTCGGTCCTGTACCTCCAGATCCTCGCCTACGGCTACTGGGCGCTGGGCGTCATCTACACGGTCGAGGCCGGCTTCAACGGCGCCGGCAACACCGACGTGAGCATGTACTCGACGCTCGCCCAGTACTGGGCGGTTCGCCTCCCGGTCGCGCTCGTCGGCGCCTACGCCCTCGACCTCGGCGCGGCCGCCGTCTTCTGGGGCGTCACGCTGTCGAACGTCGCCGCCGCCCTCTGGCTGACCGCGTACTTCCACCGCTCGGCCGACCGCGGGATGCTCGACCGCGCGGCCGACGACGCCGCCGCGTCGGACTGACGGTCCGTCGCCGTCGCTCCCCGGCCGGACACCGCGAGCGGCCTCGCCGACCACTTCCACTCCGCCATAGAAACGCATATGCCGACGGGGCCCCCGGGTTCGTCCGTGTCACGGCACGCCGACGGCGAGACGGAGCTGGCGGTTTCCGAGGTGCTGCCCGACTACGCCGACGCCTTCCCCTTCGAGCGGTTCAACCGGATGCAGTGCGAGGTGTTGCCCGCGCTGCTCGACTCCGAGGAGAACGTCGTCGTCAGCGCGCCGACCGCCAGCGGCAAGACCGCCCTCGCCGAGGTCGCCATCTGCGAGGCCATCGAGGCCGACGGGACCGCCCTCTTCCTCGCGCCGCTGCGCGCGCTCACCAACGAGAAGGAGAGCGAGTGGGAACGGTTCGAGGATCTGGGCTACTCCGTGTACGTCGTCACCGGCGAGCGCGACCTGAACCCGCGCCGCGCCGAGCGGGCGGACATCCTCGTGATGACCCCCGAGAAGGCCGACTCGGCGACGCGCAAACACGACTCGCCCCGGTACTCCTTTATCACCGACGTTGACTGCTGCGTCATCGACGAGGTCCACCTGCTCGACTCCGAGAAGCGAGGCTCGGTGCTGGAAGTCACCGTCTCGCGGCTGCGCCGGCTCTGCGACCCGCGCGTGGTCGCGCTCTCGGCGACGATGCCCAACGTCGACGACGTGGCCGGGTGGCTGGACGCCCCCGCCGACAACACCTTCGAGTTCGGCGACGACTACCGGCCGGTCCCGCTGCACGCCGACGTGCGGACCTACACCCACGGCGACAACGCCTTCGCCGACAAGTACCGCCGGCTATACCGCGCGCTGGACATCGCCGAGCCGCACATCCGCGACGAGGGCCAGGCGCTCGTGTTCGTCTCCTCCCGGCAGGACACCGTCCAGGCCGCCAAGAAGTCCCGCGACGAGATCGTCGAGCGCGACATCCCGATGGGCGCCCGCGGCGACTACGACTTCCACAACGACGCCGCCGACCTGTCCAACGAGACGCTCCGGCAGTCGGTGCTCGACGGGGTGGGGTTTCACCACGCCGGCCTCTCGAAGGAGGACAAGGACCTCGTCGAACAGTGGTTCAAGGAAGGGAAACTGCAACTGCTCTTCTCCACCTCGACGCTCGCGTGGGGCGTGAACCTCCCCGCCCGCTGCGTCGTCATCCGGGACACCAAGCTCCACGACCCGCTGGAGGGCGAGGTGGACATGAGCCCGCTGGACGTGCTCCAGATGCTCGGCCGGGCCGGCCGCCCCGGCTACGACGACAAGGGCTACGCCTGGGTAGTCTGTGACTCCTCGGACGCCGACAAGTACCGCGCGCTGTTGCGCGACGGCAAGGAGATCGAGTCGCGGCTCGCAGAGGACCTGGACGCCCACCTCAACGCCGAGATCGCGCTCGGAACGATCGGCGACATCGACGACGTGATGGACTGGCTGGAGACGACGTTCTACTACGTGCGCGCCCGCAGCGCCCCCGACGAGTACGCCTCCGAGAGCGCGCTGCGCGAGCGGGTCAGCGACACGCTGCGCTCGCTCGTCGACCGCGGGTTCGTCGAACGGGAGGACATGCGCCTCGAACCCACCCCGCTCGGCCGGCTGGCCTCGAAGTTCTACCTGCGGCTCGACACCGCCCGGGAGTTCGCCGACCTGGCCGAACAGGCCGAGGAGAACGGCCTCGACCAGGACGGGATCCTGCGGGCCGTCGCGACCGCGGCGGAGTTCGACAGCGTCAGCGCCCGCTCGGACGAGCGCGACGCCGTCGCCGCCGTCCTCGGGGAGACCGGGGACCTGGACCCGGGCGGCCGGAAGGTGCTTGCCATCCTCGAATCGCGGATGCGCGGGACGACCCCCGGCGAACTCCAGAGCGACGCGTGGGTGATCACCCAGAACGCCCTGCGCCTGCTCGCCGCGCTCAGGGCCTTCCTCGACCGGCTCGCGGGGGCCGAGGCCGCGAACCTCGCTTGCCGCATCGAGGCGCGCATCGAGAACGGCATCAGCGACGACGCCGTCGGACTGACCGCCATCGACGGCGTCGGCTCCGGCCGGGCGAGCAAGCTCGCCGCCGAGGGGATCACGACGCCCGCCGAGGTCCGAGAGGCCGGCGTCTCCGGCCTCGTCTCCGCGGGCCTCTCGGAGGGCGTCGCCGAGCGCGTCGTCGAGAGCGCGGGCGACCTCCCGAACGTCGTCGTCGAGTGGGGCGACTTTCCCGAGGGCGTCGCTGCCGGCGAGAACGACATGCGGGAGGTCACCGTGCGCAACGTCGGCGGCGACGCCCGCGCGGGCCTGCGCGTCACGGTCAACGGCGTCGAGATGACGGCGAAGAACCGCTATCTCGGCGAGGCGGACCTCCCCGTCGGGGTCTTCGGCGGGACCGCCGACGAGATGGAGTACGCCGTCGAGGTGGCCTTCCCCGAACTCCCGCTCCACCCCGTCGTCGAGACCCGCACGGTCCGGGTCGAGTGACCGTCCGGCGCGCCCGCCCAGGCGCCGCGCGCTCGACTCGTCGGACTGCGCGGACCCCCACCCGACTCCGCGGGCCGACCGCGCCGGCCGTCCGACCGCCCCCCGAATTCGACCCGAGACGTGGCGTGCGTCGGCACCTGTCGAACACATATTGGAACTGCCACTTCTCCGCTCAGATTCGGTTTTAAATCTTCTAGGGGGTTCTGAGGCGTTCGTAAAACGTTCGGTGGCTGACTGAAAGGTCGCTGCGGGAGGGGTAAAATCGGGACGATCGGGAGAAACGACGCGAAATCACCCTAGCGGTCGTTCCTTTATATGGGGTATCCGATGCAAGTGGGAGGTAGGTGACGAACGATGTCAAGCGCCTCCCCCTTCCGTCGGTCCGCCCCCGAGTTCCCCTCGGCAACCGGTGTACAGCGCCTCCAGTCGCTCGCGGTCGGCTCGGCCCAGTTCGCCGGCTTCTGGTCGGCGGTCGTCCTCCCGTTCGCGATGCTCGCGCTCGTGGTCTCGGGGTCGGTCGCCGAGCAGGCCCCGCTGCTCGTCGGCCTCCTGCTCGCGAACCTCGTCGCGCTCCGGATCGGCCACGGCCACAACCGGGACTGACGCCGCCCTCACGGAGGCCCGTCCGCCCGACCCCCCCTCGTCGCCCCGGACGAGACCGGCGCGCCCGTCCCCGCGGTCACCTGCCGCCCCTCCACCGATCACCTCCCGACCGGCCGTCTCCCCGTCGGTCGCCTCCCCACCGGCCACACCCGCCGCCCCTCCCGCACTCGCCGCTCGCTCCTGAACTTTAAGTCCGAGAGCCGGACCACGCCGACCCATGCACGACGAGGTGCGCGTCGTCGCGGGCGACTGCACGGCGACGTTCGACGGGCGAACGGAGCGCGAACACCGCGGCGACGTGGTCACGGTGGTCAAGCCGGACAACACGGTGCTGGTCCACGACGCCGACGGCTACCAGCCGGTCGCCTGGCTCACGCGAGCGGAGAGCGTCCAGTTCGTCGACGGCGTCCTCGACGCCCGCGAGGGCGACCAGCACCTCCGCGTCGAGGTCCACGACGAGCACGGCGCGGCCCGCCACCCCGTCTCGCGGGCGGGCGTCCCCGTCGGCGGCTGCCCGACCTGCGAGGGGCGGCTCGTGCTCGCCCGCGGGTCGGTGCTGTGTCGGACGTGCGACGACGAGTACTCGATCCCCCGCGACGGCGCGGTCCTCGACGAGTCCTGCCCGGTCTGCGGGCTCCCCGTGCTCCGGGTCGAACGCGGCGCCGAGTTCGAGGTGTGTATCGACCGCGACTGCCAGTCCATCGACGACCGGGTGACCGAACGCTTCGACCGCGAGTGGGACTGTCCGAACTGCGACGGCGACCTGCGGGTCCTCCGCCGGGGCGGGCTCATCGCCGGCTGCGAGCGCTACCCGGAGTGTGACACCGGTTTCGGGATCCCCACCGGCGTCGTCGACGGGACCTGCGACTGCGGGCTGCCGGTCTTCGAGACGCCCTCCGGGCGGCGCTGTCTGGACACCGACTGCGCGGGGGCGTAGCGCCCGACCGGGTCAGGCGGACTCGCCGTCCGCGCGGGCCAGCAGGTGTTCCCGGAGGTCCGCGGGCGAGTTCGCCACGTAGTCGGCGCGGCTCCGGTCGGTCTCGTCGGCGGCGCCGTGGCGGAAGCCGACGACGTGCATGCCCGCGCGGCTCGCCGACTCGATCCCGTGGACGGAGTCCTCGACGGCGACCGTCCCGGCCGGGTCAACGCCGATCCGGTCGGCGGCGTGTTCGTAGACCGCCGGCTCCGGTTTGCCGGGCCCCTCCAGCGCGTCGGCGCTGACGACCGCGTCGAACGCCAGGTCGAAGCGGTCGAGCACCACGTCGATCCAGTCGTGGGGCGACGAGGAGACCAGCGCGAGGGTGACCCCGCGGTCGCGCAACCCGGCGAGCAACTCGTCGGCGCCGTCCAGCAGCCGCACGTCCTCGCCGTAGATAGTCGTCGCCGTCTCGTCGTACCACCCGAGGAACTCCCCGCGGTCGGCCTCGATCCCGTAGGTCCCGTCGAGGTACTCGTAGATCTCCCGGTAGTTCATGCCCGTGATCTCGTCCAGATCGAGGTCTTCGAGGCCGACCAGCGGCAGCAGTTCCTCGCGCTCGTAGGGGTGCCAGTAGTCCTCGGAGTCGACCAGCACGCCGTCCATGTCGAAACAGACCGCGTCCATACCCCGTGGTCGCCCGGTGGCGTGGAGTGTCTTTTGGATACCCCCCAACCCGTGATCGCAGGTGCTTTCCGCCCCGGCAGGTTGCTCCCGTACATGCACGCGACGCTCTCGGGGGAGGTTGTGCGGGCGGGCGAGCGGGCCCGCGAGCGGTTCTACGACTCCAGCGGCTACGGCCACCCGGTCGACGGCGGCGCGCTCGAACTCGCGCCCGTCGAGGCGGCCCACCTGCTGTACCGCGGCGACCTGGCGGCCGTCGAGGGGCCGGACGGCGCCGCGATGGACTTCCGCGCCTTCCTCAGTTCCGCCGCGGTCTCGGAGATCGCCTTCCTCGTCTACAAGGACCTGCGCGACCGCGGGTTCTACCTCTCGCCGGCGCGCGAGGGGTGGAGCGACGCGCCGGCCGCCCGCGACGCGGTCGACGACGGCGCGGTCGACTTCGTGGTCTACCCCCGCGGCTCGGGCCCGTGGGACGACGAGGTGGCCCACCGCGTGGCCGTCGTCAGCGAGCGCGAGGGCGTCCCGGCCGACGCCCTCGGGGACCTGGTGCTGGCCGTCGTCGACGAGGAGAGCGCGCTCACCTACCTCGCGACCGAACACCGCGAGGTGTCGGGGACGAGCGAGACGGACCTGCCGGCGGGCGTCGCGGGCGACCTCCTCTCGGACCGGCTCTTCCTCTGGGACCCGCCGGCCGCACTCTACGACGCGGGGTTCTACGGCCAGCCGCTCGACGACGGGGCCGGCGACGTGATCCAGCTCTCCCTGCTCGAAGCCGCGTATCTCGCCCGCGAGGGCGTCCTCGACGTGGACGGCGGGGCGGAGGCGGTGGTCGAGCGCGGCCGCGAGGTCGAGGGCGAGCGCTTCGACCGCCGCCTGCGGGTCTACGAGTCGCTGCGCGAGCGCGGGCTCGTCCCCAAGACCGGCTACAAGTTCGGCGCCGACTTCCGGACCTACGCCGACGTGGACTCCGTCGAGGACCTGGGCCACTCCGAGTTGCTCGTCCGCGTACTGGAACGCGGTCACTCCTTCTCTCCCCGCGACCTGGCGCTGGACGTGCGGCTCGCCCACGGCGTCCGCAAGGAGATGGTGTTCGCGCTGGTCGACGGGGACGCCGACGACCGCGACGGGGTCGAGTGGCTCTCCGTGACGCGACTGACGCCGTGAACCCACGGCCGCTGAATCGGGGGACCGAACCCGGACCCGGACTCGAACGGCTCCGTCCCGGCGGTCGAGCTACAGGGTGACGCGGTCGAAGTCGCTCCAGACCTCGAACGCCGAGGCGTCGTCGAGGTCGTCGGTGTGGCATTCGAGCATGTGCTCGGAGACGTTCGTGGCGACGACCCGGTCGGCGTCGAAGCGGCGGGCGCCCGCCCGGAGGTCGTCGGCGTCGCCGTGGAACTCGGCGCCGAGCACCGACCCGTCGAAGAAGAGGAGATCGGCGCCGGTACAGAAGTCGGGCACCGAGTCGACGCTGTCCACGTCGGGCGCGTAGATGACCGTCGAGTCGCCCGTCGAGACGGCGTAGCCCTGCGTGGGGAAGGCCTTGGTGCCGTGGTCGATGCCGAACGCCCGCACGTCGAACGCGTCGGTGCGGACCGCCTCGTCGGGGTCGAGCGGGACGTACTCGACGTGGTCGAGGATGTGCGGGAAGGTGTCCTCGGTGAACGTCCGGACCGGCCGGGAGCCGTAGACGGTGACCTCCTTGCCGAAGGTCGGGTGGTCGAACTCGCCCTCGTTCTGGACGTGGGTGTCCATCGCGGCCTGGTTCAGCTCGTTGATCCCCCAGTAGTTGTCGAAGTGCGCGTGCGTCGCGAAGAACCCGTCCACCTCGTAGACCTCCAGCTCGTGGAGCTGGTCGGCGATGTCGGGGCCGATGTCGAGGACGAGCCGCCGGTCGTCGACCTCGACCAGCACCGCCGGGCGCCGGCGGCGCTCGCTGGCGGCGCAGTACTCGCAGTCACAGAGCGGGGCTGGCACGCCGACCGCGTCGCCGGTCCCCATGAGAGTGACGCGCATGCCCCCGTTTGGGCCGACCCGCCGAAACCCGTTTCGTGTATCAGATCCCGAACCGGTTCGGGACGCGACGCCGCCGGGAGCGCCCGGTCCGGCGACGGCGGTCTGTCGCTCCCCGGACATCGACGTTCGGTACCGACTCACACGGTCCGTGAAGTTTATTACGAACCGCAATCGATCGTCGACCGAATCGAGGGTGTCAGCGACGGCGTCGCCCGCTGGCGCCCGTTCTCGTCGCAGTCAGTTGCGGGCCGCGACTCCGCGTGCTCGCGGACGCTCCGCGAGGATCGACACATCGACGGACGTGTCCCGGAGCGGCGCGACAGCCGCGGGTCGCGCCGTCCGCACCGCCGGGCTCCACGGTTCGGGACGTGGCGCCGTTGCAGTTCGGACGTGACGCAGTACGTGGAGGTGACGACAGTGAACGTGCTCCTCGGACTCGCGATCGCGGTCGCGGTGTTCGTCGGCGTGAACATCGGCGGCTCCTCGACGGGCGCGGCGTTCGGGCCGGCGACCGGCGGGGGCGTCGTCTCGATGCGCCAGGCGTCGGCGCTGATGGCGGCCTTCGCCCTGCTGGGCGGGTTCACCGTCGGGACCAACGTCGTCGACACGCTCGGGACGGGCTTCGTCCCCGGGTCGTACTTCACGCCCGCCACGTCGGCGGTCGTGTTGCTGTTCGTCGGCCTGGGCATCCTGCTGGGGAACGTCCTGGGCGTCTCGACGAGCACCAGCATCACGGCCGTCGCGACGGTCGTCGGGATGGGCGCCGCGCTGGGCGGGCTCGACTGGGCGACCGTCGGCACCGTCGTCGTCTGGTGGCTCGTCGCCCCGGTCCTCGCCTTCTGGGTGTGCGCGTTCCTCGGCCGGTACCTCTACGACGACGTGGTGGGCCGGCTCGACGACCTCGCCGGCGACCGCGACGGGATAGTGGAACTGCTCGTGATCGGTATCGGCTGTTACATGGCGTTCTCGGCGGGCGCGAGCAACGTCGCCAACGCCGTCGCGCCGCTGGTCGGCTCGGGCGCGGTCGGGATGACCCCC
Above is a genomic segment from Halosimplex halophilum containing:
- a CDS encoding MBL fold metallo-hydrolase; its protein translation is MRVTLMGTGDAVGVPAPLCDCEYCAASERRRRPAVLVEVDDRRLVLDIGPDIADQLHELEVYEVDGFFATHAHFDNYWGINELNQAAMDTHVQNEGEFDHPTFGKEVTVYGSRPVRTFTEDTFPHILDHVEYVPLDPDEAVRTDAFDVRAFGIDHGTKAFPTQGYAVSTGDSTVIYAPDVDSVDSVPDFCTGADLLFFDGSVLGAEFHGDADDLRAGARRFDADRVVATNVSEHMLECHTDDLDDASAFEVWSDFDRVTL
- a CDS encoding inorganic phosphate transporter, which codes for MNVLLGLAIAVAVFVGVNIGGSSTGAAFGPATGGGVVSMRQASALMAAFALLGGFTVGTNVVDTLGTGFVPGSYFTPATSAVVLLFVGLGILLGNVLGVSTSTSITAVATVVGMGAALGGLDWATVGTVVVWWLVAPVLAFWVCAFLGRYLYDDVVGRLDDLAGDRDGIVELLVIGIGCYMAFSAGASNVANAVAPLVGSGAVGMTPGVALGGAAIGAGAFLLGPRTMETVGDDITDLSLEAALVVETVAATVITGLSWAGIPASLAIMLTTCVIGLGWGRASRRVPLSALVSPEGLGKAERATWASDQLDLFDPRTVKRVVATWVASPTVAGLVSFATFEAAQRLHLVG
- the endA gene encoding tRNA-intron lyase, translating into MHATLSGEVVRAGERARERFYDSSGYGHPVDGGALELAPVEAAHLLYRGDLAAVEGPDGAAMDFRAFLSSAAVSEIAFLVYKDLRDRGFYLSPAREGWSDAPAARDAVDDGAVDFVVYPRGSGPWDDEVAHRVAVVSEREGVPADALGDLVLAVVDEESALTYLATEHREVSGTSETDLPAGVAGDLLSDRLFLWDPPAALYDAGFYGQPLDDGAGDVIQLSLLEAAYLAREGVLDVDGGAEAVVERGREVEGERFDRRLRVYESLRERGLVPKTGYKFGADFRTYADVDSVEDLGHSELLVRVLERGHSFSPRDLALDVRLAHGVRKEMVFALVDGDADDRDGVEWLSVTRLTP
- a CDS encoding HAD family hydrolase, which gives rise to MDAVCFDMDGVLVDSEDYWHPYEREELLPLVGLEDLDLDEITGMNYREIYEYLDGTYGIEADRGEFLGWYDETATTIYGEDVRLLDGADELLAGLRDRGVTLALVSSSPHDWIDVVLDRFDLAFDAVVSADALEGPGKPEPAVYEHAADRIGVDPAGTVAVEDSVHGIESASRAGMHVVGFRHGAADETDRSRADYVANSPADLREHLLARADGESA
- a CDS encoding endonuclease NucS domain-containing protein; this translates as MHDEVRVVAGDCTATFDGRTEREHRGDVVTVVKPDNTVLVHDADGYQPVAWLTRAESVQFVDGVLDAREGDQHLRVEVHDEHGAARHPVSRAGVPVGGCPTCEGRLVLARGSVLCRTCDDEYSIPRDGAVLDESCPVCGLPVLRVERGAEFEVCIDRDCQSIDDRVTERFDREWDCPNCDGDLRVLRRGGLIAGCERYPECDTGFGIPTGVVDGTCDCGLPVFETPSGRRCLDTDCAGA